The sequence below is a genomic window from Arthrobacter sp. U41.
CGTGTGGTCACGGCCGCCGGCGAGACGCACGAAGCTCCCGCGGTCATCCTCGCCACCGGCTCCGCCTACAAGGAGCTCGGCCTGCCCGAGGAGAAGAAGTTCAGCGGCCACGGGCTTTCCTGGTGTGCGACCTGCGACGGGTTCTTCTTCCGCGACCAGGACATCATCGTCGTCGGCGGCGGCGATTCGGCCATGGAGGAAGCGACCTTCCTGACCCGCTTCGGGAAAACCGTCACCGTGGTGGTCCGCAAGGGCGAGCTCCGCGCCTCCCGGATCATGGCGCAGCGGGCCAAGGACAACCCCAAGATCAGCTTCGCGTGGAACTCCGCCGTTACCGCCATCCACGGCGACGCCAAGGTCACCGGCGTCACCCTGACCGACACGCGCACCGGCGAAACCCGGGAACACGGCGCCACCGGCATCTTCGTCGCGATCGGCCACGTGCCGCGCACCGAACTGCTGCACGGCCAGGTGAACCTGGACGCCGAGGGCTACATCAAGGTCGACTCGCCCACCACGGTCACCAACCTCTCCGGTGTCTTCGCGTGCGGGGACGCCGTGGACCACCGCTACCGCCAGGCCATCACCGCCGCAGGCACGGGCTGCGCCGCCGCGCTCGACGCCGAACGCTACCTCGCCGCACTCGAGGACGCCGACAGCATCGCCACCGCCCTCGTCGAGGAACCAACCCACTCCTGACCCGTGCGGACAGAGGAGACACGCCCCTTAGAAACCGCCACACCACCGGATGAAACAGAGGACACCATGGCTGTAACCACCACGCTTCCCGTAGCTGTCATCGGAGCGGGCCCCGTCGGCCTCGCCGCCGCAGCGCACCTGCTCGAACGCGGCATCGAGCCGCTGATCCTGGAGGCAGGCCCTGCCGCGGCCGCGGCAATCGAACAGTGGCGCCACATCCGGCTCTTCTCCCCGTGGCAGTACAACACCGACGCCGCCGCGGTCCGCGCGCTCGCCGCCACCGGCTGGGAATCCCCGGAGCCGACGGCGCTGCCCATCGGCGGCGAACTCATCGACCGGTACCTCACACCCCTGGCTGCCCTCCCGGCGATCGCGTCCCGCCTGCACACCGGCGCCCGCGTCATCG
It includes:
- the trxB gene encoding thioredoxin-disulfide reductase, which codes for MGADTGKTQQLIIIGSGPAGYTAAIYAARAGLKPLVIAGAVTAGGALMNTTEVENFPGFPAGVQGPELMDGLQQQAEKFGAQVVFDDVTDVTLTGHLKRVVTAAGETHEAPAVILATGSAYKELGLPEEKKFSGHGLSWCATCDGFFFRDQDIIVVGGGDSAMEEATFLTRFGKTVTVVVRKGELRASRIMAQRAKDNPKISFAWNSAVTAIHGDAKVTGVTLTDTRTGETREHGATGIFVAIGHVPRTELLHGQVNLDAEGYIKVDSPTTVTNLSGVFACGDAVDHRYRQAITAAGTGCAAALDAERYLAALEDADSIATALVEEPTHS